A single window of Candidatus Methylomirabilota bacterium DNA harbors:
- the ribH gene encoding 6,7-dimethyl-8-ribityllumazine synthase, protein MAGIAPKRRVAPAARGQRFAVVAARFNEPISKKLLDGALGALAAHGVTGEAAEVHWVPGSFELPLAALALARSRRFAGVVCVGVVIKGATPHFDYVCSVAAHGILRAGLDTGLPVTFGVITALTEEQAWERAGGAVGNRGEEAALAALEMAGWLRGRSARRPTARARRGSAH, encoded by the coding sequence ATGGCCGGCATCGCTCCGAAGCGCCGAGTCGCCCCCGCCGCCCGCGGGCAGCGCTTCGCGGTGGTCGCCGCGCGCTTCAACGAGCCGATCTCCAAGAAGCTGCTCGACGGCGCCCTCGGCGCCCTGGCCGCTCACGGCGTGACCGGCGAGGCGGCGGAGGTGCACTGGGTACCCGGCTCCTTCGAGCTGCCCCTCGCGGCGCTCGCCCTGGCCCGGAGCCGCCGGTTCGCGGGTGTGGTGTGCGTGGGCGTGGTCATCAAGGGCGCGACGCCGCACTTCGACTACGTGTGCAGCGTGGCCGCGCACGGCATCCTTCGCGCCGGGCTCGACACCGGGCTGCCGGTGACCTTCGGGGTAATCACCGCGCTGACCGAGGAGCAGGCTTGGGAGCGGGCCGGCGGCGCGGTCGGCAATCGCGGCGAGGAGGCGGCGCTGGCCGCGCTGGAGATGGCGGGGTGGCTCCGCGGGCGCTCGGCCCGGCGCCCGACCGCGCGGGCCCGCCGAGGGAGCGCCCACTGA
- the nusB gene encoding transcription antitermination factor NusB — translation MGRRRKARELALQLLYQLDVQGEGNPQPHLDDFWLRHPVDPEAREFAESLVRGTKTHEAEIDELIARYAENWELDRMAVVDRNILRQGIFELRWTSGVPPKVAINEALEVAKKFSTHESSRFINGILDRIHKEQAPAS, via the coding sequence ATGGGCCGCCGCCGGAAGGCCCGCGAGCTCGCCCTGCAGCTCCTCTACCAGCTCGACGTGCAGGGCGAGGGCAATCCCCAGCCGCATCTCGACGACTTCTGGCTCCGCCACCCGGTGGATCCGGAGGCGCGAGAGTTCGCGGAGTCGCTCGTGCGCGGAACCAAGACGCACGAGGCGGAGATCGACGAGCTCATCGCCCGCTACGCGGAGAACTGGGAGCTGGACCGCATGGCGGTGGTGGACCGCAACATCCTTCGTCAGGGCATCTTCGAGCTGCGGTGGACGAGCGGCGTCCCGCCCAAGGTCGCGATCAACGAGGCGCTGGAGGTCGCGAAGAAGTTCAGCACGCACGAGTCGAGTCGCTTCATCAACGGGATCCTCGACCGCATCCACAAAGAGCAGGCTCCCGCGTCCTGA
- the lnt gene encoding apolipoprotein N-acyltransferase: MERDPGASRGRTAVSVLLLAASGVLGALAFPKPGWAALAWVWLVPSLYSGATRAPRPALLDGWIAGTVFYVVLLRWLDYTFLHYSAIPWPVTWLPIALLAAYCGLYTGLVAAGVAWIRRGLGAGWALALAPCLWIAGEWVRGHLMGGFPWGLLGYSQSAQLAVIQIAELGGVYAVSLLIVAINAALTALLALGPARAWPGVAAATVLLVASCGFGVRTLAVQPDATTAGSASVPVAVIQPSIEQTIKWDPTRHAQVLDIYEALTREAARSKPAVVLWPETATTIFLRGDPALLERLTRLSAAIGVPILVGSLDRRDGPGGQFLNSAFLLSGQGITGKYDKIHLVPFGEYVPLAGLLGFVKGWAEFISEFGVGEVETVFPLPGAPFGTVICYEVIFPELFRGFVVRGASFMANITNDAWFGETSGPWQHLGTLPLRAVEHRVAIARAANTGVSAFVAPTGRIEPMLPLLERGVLARRIPLRTRSTLYTRLGDWLVYLSAALGGAAAGVAYYRRSPASC, from the coding sequence ATGGAGCGTGACCCGGGCGCGAGCCGGGGCCGGACCGCCGTCTCCGTTCTCCTCCTCGCCGCCTCCGGCGTGCTCGGCGCGCTGGCCTTCCCGAAGCCGGGCTGGGCCGCGCTCGCGTGGGTGTGGCTGGTGCCCTCGCTGTATTCGGGGGCGACCCGGGCTCCGCGACCCGCGCTGCTCGACGGCTGGATCGCGGGCACCGTTTTCTACGTCGTGCTCCTGCGCTGGCTCGACTACACGTTCCTCCACTACAGCGCGATCCCGTGGCCGGTGACGTGGCTGCCCATCGCCTTGCTGGCCGCGTACTGCGGTCTCTACACGGGCCTGGTGGCCGCCGGCGTCGCGTGGATTCGGCGAGGGCTCGGCGCCGGGTGGGCGCTGGCGCTCGCCCCGTGTCTCTGGATCGCGGGGGAGTGGGTACGCGGTCACCTGATGGGCGGGTTCCCGTGGGGGCTGCTGGGCTACTCGCAATCCGCTCAGCTGGCCGTGATCCAGATCGCGGAGCTGGGTGGCGTGTACGCGGTGTCGCTCCTGATCGTCGCGATCAACGCGGCGTTGACCGCGCTGCTCGCGCTGGGTCCGGCGCGGGCGTGGCCGGGCGTCGCGGCGGCCACCGTGCTGCTGGTGGCCTCCTGCGGCTTCGGCGTGCGGACGCTCGCGGTGCAGCCGGACGCGACGACCGCGGGCTCCGCGTCGGTGCCGGTAGCGGTGATCCAGCCCTCGATCGAGCAGACCATCAAGTGGGATCCGACGCGTCACGCGCAGGTCCTCGACATCTACGAGGCCCTGACCCGCGAGGCCGCGCGGAGCAAGCCCGCCGTCGTGCTCTGGCCGGAGACCGCCACGACGATTTTCCTGCGCGGCGACCCGGCGCTGCTCGAGCGGCTCACCCGATTGTCGGCTGCCATCGGCGTGCCCATCCTGGTGGGCTCGCTCGACCGGCGCGACGGCCCCGGCGGGCAGTTCCTGAACAGCGCATTTCTCCTGAGCGGACAAGGGATTACGGGCAAGTATGATAAGATTCATCTCGTTCCGTTCGGCGAGTACGTCCCGCTCGCGGGTCTGCTCGGATTCGTCAAGGGCTGGGCCGAGTTCATCTCGGAGTTCGGCGTGGGCGAGGTCGAGACCGTCTTTCCGCTGCCGGGCGCGCCCTTCGGAACCGTGATCTGTTACGAGGTCATCTTCCCGGAGCTGTTCCGGGGATTCGTGGTCCGCGGAGCGAGCTTCATGGCCAACATCACCAACGACGCGTGGTTCGGCGAGACGAGCGGCCCCTGGCAGCATCTGGGGACGCTGCCGCTGCGCGCGGTCGAGCATCGCGTTGCCATCGCGCGGGCCGCCAACACCGGCGTCTCGGCTTTCGTGGCGCCGACCGGGCGGATCGAGCCCATGCTCCCGCTACTGGAGCGCGGCGTGCTCGCCCGGCGGATCCCGCTGCGTACCCGCAGCACGCTCTACACGCGGCTCGGCGACTGGCTGGTATACCTCAGTGCCGCGCTCGGCGGGGCCGCAGCCGGCGTCGCCTACTACCGGAGGTCTCCCGCGTCGTGCTAG
- the prfB gene encoding peptide chain release factor 2 (programmed frameshift) — protein sequence MLGELKRDVAELDKRLDDLRGHFDVPAKETRLALIDAEMSSPSFWEDTRKAQALVQERAELARTVGTFKDLAGRAEETRLLWEMATEASDESMTAEIQQSLRSLNDEVEAFEMKITLSRPEDRKNAILSIHPGAGGTESQDWAQMLMRMYLRWAERAGFKAEVVDLLAGEEAGIKSATIEMSGEYAYGHLKGETGVHRLIRISPFDASRRRHTSFASVAVIPEVEDVEVVVRDEDLRIDVYRSSGPGGQGVNTADSAVRITHLPSGLVVACQNERSQLRNRDTAMRILKARLFQIYEQKQKQELADLTGEKKEIAFGSQIRTYTFAPYQIIKDHRTGIEVGNVEAVMDGGLDPFIRAFLTAARPGSQA from the exons GTGCTAGGCGAGCTGAAGCGCGACGTGGCGGAGCTGGACAAGCGGCTCGACGACCTCCGAGGGCAT TTTGACGTCCCGGCCAAGGAGACCCGCCTCGCTCTGATCGACGCCGAGATGTCCTCGCCTTCCTTCTGGGAGGACACCCGCAAGGCGCAGGCCCTCGTTCAGGAGCGCGCCGAGCTGGCCCGCACCGTCGGCACATTCAAGGATCTGGCCGGCCGCGCCGAGGAGACCCGGCTACTCTGGGAGATGGCGACCGAGGCCTCGGACGAGAGCATGACCGCCGAGATCCAGCAGAGCCTCCGGAGCCTCAATGATGAGGTCGAGGCCTTCGAGATGAAGATCACCCTCTCGAGGCCAGAGGACCGAAAGAACGCGATTCTTTCCATCCACCCCGGGGCCGGCGGCACCGAATCGCAGGACTGGGCGCAGATGCTCATGCGCATGTACCTGCGATGGGCGGAGCGGGCAGGCTTCAAGGCCGAGGTGGTCGATCTGCTCGCCGGGGAAGAGGCCGGCATCAAGTCGGCCACGATCGAGATGAGCGGCGAGTACGCCTACGGACACCTCAAGGGCGAGACCGGCGTTCACCGGCTGATCCGCATCTCCCCCTTCGATGCCTCGCGCCGTCGCCACACCTCGTTCGCCTCGGTGGCGGTGATTCCCGAGGTGGAGGACGTCGAGGTGGTCGTGCGCGACGAGGACCTCCGGATCGACGTCTATCGCTCCTCGGGGCCGGGCGGGCAGGGCGTCAACACCGCGGACTCGGCGGTCCGCATCACCCACCTGCCGAGCGGCCTCGTGGTGGCCTGTCAGAACGAGCGCTCGCAGCTTCGCAACCGCGACACTGCGATGCGCATCCTCAAGGCGCGGCTCTTCCAGATCTACGAGCAGAAGCAGAAGCAGGAGCTAGCCGACCTGACCGGCGAGAAGAAGGAGATCGCCTTCGGCAGCCAGATCCGCACCTACACGTTCGCGCCCTACCAGATCATCAAGGACCACCGCACTGGCATCGAGGTCGGCAACGTCGAAGCGGTGATGGACGGAGGGCTCGACCCCTTCATCCGCGCCTTCCTGACCGCGGCGCGGCCCGGCTCCCAGGCGTGA
- a CDS encoding metallophosphoesterase family protein, with product MRYAVISDVHANLEALTAVLADAASEGAHAILCLGDLVGYGADPVACVERVGERATAMVAGNHEHGALGLLDLRWFNPWARAAALWTGGQLDPGHRDFLGGLPLMRSHEEATLVHASPRSPEEWDYLLSEEDGLGVFGDFATRLCFVGHSHVPGFWSVGSGGPDHVGRLDTPVAQVRLDDGRRYLINVGSVGQPRDRDPRASYALWDREARTVTIRRVPYDHVAAAGKILAAGLPRKLAERLAHGA from the coding sequence ATCCGCTACGCGGTCATCTCTGACGTTCACGCCAACCTGGAAGCGCTCACCGCGGTGCTCGCGGACGCGGCCTCGGAGGGCGCGCACGCGATCCTCTGCCTGGGCGACCTGGTCGGCTACGGCGCCGATCCGGTGGCCTGCGTGGAGCGAGTGGGTGAGCGGGCGACCGCGATGGTCGCGGGCAACCACGAGCACGGCGCGCTCGGGTTGCTGGACCTGCGCTGGTTCAATCCGTGGGCGCGCGCGGCCGCGCTCTGGACGGGCGGCCAGCTCGACCCGGGACACCGGGACTTTCTCGGCGGCCTGCCCTTGATGCGGTCCCACGAGGAGGCCACCCTCGTGCACGCGAGCCCGCGCAGCCCCGAGGAGTGGGACTACCTGCTCTCGGAGGAGGACGGCCTCGGCGTGTTCGGCGACTTCGCGACGCGGCTCTGCTTCGTGGGACATTCGCACGTGCCCGGCTTCTGGTCGGTGGGCAGCGGGGGCCCGGATCACGTCGGGCGCCTCGACACGCCGGTGGCGCAGGTGCGGCTCGACGACGGCCGCCGCTATCTGATCAACGTGGGCAGCGTGGGCCAGCCGCGAGACCGCGACCCGCGCGCCAGCTACGCGCTCTGGGACCGCGAGGCGCGCACCGTGACGATCCGCCGCGTGCCGTATGACCACGTGGCCGCCGCCGGCAAGATCCTCGCGGCGGGGCTGCCGCGAAAGCTGGCCGAGCGGCTCGCTCATGGAGCGTGA